The Paenibacillus beijingensis nucleotide sequence TCCCTAACTAGATCACAATGATTGAGGAGGGAAGAGGGCGAAAATGAGTAGTGTCCCGAAACATTCCCGATTGCCCGGGATTCTCTCACCATGACGACGGGACCGTGTACTTGATATTCTTGTGAAGGATTCCGATGCAGGGGAATTGCCGATTAGCTGATTAGCTGCCGGGTATTCAATCATGAAATTGGAGGGTTATCGGATGAAGATGGAACAGATTACAAGGGGGCTGGCATTAACGGCGCTCTTGGGCGGTATCGCTCGGATCGGGATGGCGCCGAGCGCAGTCATTTGGGGAACCGACAGCCAGCAGGAACTCTATTTCGGATTCGTCGCTTGCTTGTTGATGGGGGTCGGTATTTTCGGCGTGTATCTGTACGAGGCGCATCGGCTTGGAATGATCGGGTTTCTATCGGTGCTTCTCATCTCGCTCAGCAGTACGCTGACGGCCGGATTAGTATGGTCAACAATGCTGGGGGTATCGGCAAGCAGCAGCGACTTTATCGCACCGATGCAAAATATCAACTCGCTTATGGCGCTGATTGGGATGCTCGGATTTTGCATTTTGACGTTACGAGCACGAATTTATCCGATTTGGACCGTTGTGCTCTTCTTGCTCTTCCCTGTGATATCCTTCATCCCGGTCGTGACAGATTGGGCAACCGTAGCATGGGGGCTCAGCTACATTGGCTTCGGCTATTATGTCCTGGCGAACAAGACGGTTAAAAATAGTTCCTATTTTGAGGCTTCGGTATAGCTGGCGGTTTGCTGTATGATAACTGAAGACGGCTTCGACGATTCCAGCTATAATTACAGATACAATAGCCGATGGAAGCTGGGGAAAGGATGATGAGTCGCCGTTTTCTGTTATTTTCCGTAACCATTGTTTGGTGGCTGGTTCTTGGATTGGCCTTGGCTGTCTTTGCCGTGTCCAAATGGGAAGGGTACGCTTCTCTCCAGATTGCATGCGAACAGCCGCTGCACTGCGAGAACCCGATGCGCTTAACTGAACATGCCGCGAATGATTTGGCCGCATACGGCATCACTGCTTCATTGTACAGCGCCTTGCTTATCATTTTCATGAGCATATCCAATCTCTCTTATTTTTCAGTGGCTGTTCTATTATACCATTATGGAAGACGGGATCCCTTCTGTCTGGCAGCGTCAATATTCCTGATCATAACGGGCACGATCTTCTGTACGGATCCGCTGGCGCTGCAGCAATCGCCGGTGCTGCTGTTTACATTCCACGCGATGGACGCGGCAGGATCCTTCTATCTGCCATTTTTATTCCTGTTTCCTGACGGGCGCTTCACCCCCAAATGGACGCTGATTCCGTCCGCGATTTGGGTGGGTGCCCAGTCGTACCGGTTTATTGTTCCGGAACATTGGGCGCAGCTGAATTGGGATCCCGTCTTTATGACGGTACTCCTATTGTCGACTCACGGTCCGTTCCTGCTCTCGCTCCGTGATCGAATGCGTCATACGATAACCGTCAAAGAACGACGGAACCTCAAGTGGTTCGCGATCAGTCTGCTGTGCTACGTCTTCGGCGGACTGCTGTTAGTGCTTCCTTATTTGCTGCAGGATGGGCTTGTGCAGCTCGTCGTGCAGGTGATATTTTTTGCAGCGTTGATGTTCTGGCCGGTCGCAATCGGAATCGGCGTGCTCGAGCACCGCCTTCAGAAATCAACTGTCGCGCTGCATCGCACGATCGTTTTTACAACACTGAGCTTTTTGATCACGCTGCTCTATGCTTTTTCGGTGGGCGGGTTCAGCATTCTGCTGCGGGGAGACAATGTTCTGGTCTCGCTTTTGGCCAGCGGCGTTATCGCCGTCCTCTTTCATCCGATTCATCTCGGTCTGCAGAGAGGCATCAATCGACTCGTTTATGGAGATCCGGAAAACCCATACCTGCCTTTGACGCGAATGATCGCTCAGGTGGAAACGATCGGGCGGGCGCAATCGGTTTGGACGGATATCGTGATCGGAATTGCGCAAGCACTTTCCCTCACTTACGCGTGTCTCTACACCGGGACCGGCGCCGAAAAGAAAGTCGCCGAATTTGGAGACCCGCACGAAATGAGCACGAAAGTGCCGCTTGAATGGGAAGGAAAGAACGTTGGAGCATTGGTCATCCATGCCGCGGAGTCGCTTAACAAAATGTCGATTGAACGGCTTGAGCTGCTGCATCATCTGATCCGTCAGATCAGCTTCGCCCTTTATGCGGAGCGGCTGAACGAACAGCTGAGGGAGTCCAAGGAGAGGCTTGTTCATACCCGCGAAGAGGAACGCCGCAGGCTGCGCCGCGACCTGCATGACGGACTGGGCGCTCACTTGGCGAGTATTCTGTTGAAAACCGAGGTAATCGCGGATCGCATGGAAAACAACACGTCCCTGCAGCGGCTCGTTACGGACGTTCAGGAAGGCATCGAGTCGGCAATCGCGGATATTCGTTCGCTCGTCTATGCGCTTAGGCCGCCGGTATTGGATGAGTTCGGACTGCTGTTTGCTTTGCAGGAGCTTGCTTTGCGGTTCTCGGAGGGTGGCAAAGAAGTGCGGATTATTGCCGCGCAGCCGCTGCCTCCCTTAAGCGCAGCGACAGAGGTAGCGATGTACCGGATTGTTCAGGAGGCAATTACCAATTCTTTCAGACATGGAGGGGCATCGCGTTGTCAGGTGGAATTGATGTCTTCAGATGGACTCCGCCTCACAATTGCGGACAACGGGAAAGGATTCGAAAGCCCTGTTTCCCCCGGTGTCGGGATCAGATCGATGAAAGAACGGGCGGAGGAACTCGGAGGATGCTGCCAAATCAATTCCACCGGACAAGGGACAACGGTTCAAGTGATGATTCCGGCAGCAAAGGAGGCGGCGGGCAATGGAGCGGACAGCTCAGGAAATTGAAGAGATGATCCGGATTTTGGTCGTCGACGACCATCCCGTTTTCCGGGAAGGACTGCTGTCGATTCTGGCCAGTGTAAAAGATTTTGAGTTCGCGGGAGAGGCGGCTACGGGCGCCGAAGCGATCGATATGGCAGAGGAGCAGCAGCCGGATATCGTGCTGATGGATATAGATCTTCCGGACTGCAGCGGTATCGAATCGATGCGCGAGATTCTGCGAATGAGCCCGCATATTGGAGTCATCATGTTAAGTATGATCGATGACGACGCTTCGATTTTCTCCGCCATGCGGGCGGGTGCTCGCGGTTATTTGCTGAAGGGAGCCCGAAAACGGGAAATCGTAAGAGCGGTATATGCGGCAGCCGACGGTGAAGCGATATTCAGCCCGGCGATTGCCAAACGGATGATCTATTATTTCGATTCGCAGCAGCATAGCGCACGGATTGATCTATTCCCGGAGCTGACGGCAAGGGAAAAAGAGGTTCTTGCTCTTCTCGCAAAGGGAAACAGCAATTCCGAGATCGGCACTCTGCTCGGACTGCGTCCGAAGACGGTCCGGAACCATATTTCGAACATCCTGAATAAATTACAGGTGACGGATCGATCCAAGGCGATCATATTGGCCAGAGAGTCCGGTCTGTAAAGCCGTTTAAAAGGAAAATGCGATGAACGTGCATTCGATTCAAGCTTGAATGTTGGACTGCTCCTTTATATGAGCAACAAGGGGATTCTCGTCATCAGCCATGAGCGGCATTTCATATATCGGTTGTGTTCGAACAGGAAGTGATGGAAATCACGAAAAAAGAGACCTTGCAAGGTCTCTTTTTTCGGAGAATCTCGTCCTCCAGCCAGAGTGTCGAGCAGCTCGCTTACTCGAGCTTGTCAGTAAACCGTGATCTCTCTCGGCGCACTGCGGCACTCTAATGTTCATCCATTCCGCGGCACAATCTGCCGGCGCGAGAATTGCTCGAAGCGTTACAGGTTGACGGCTTTCATGCCGGCTTCGTGATAACGGCTTCCCGCCGCGGCGCCTTGCGGAGCCGCTTCTTCGATGCGGGCGAGGTCCGCTTCCGACAGCGAGATGCCGAGCGCGCCCACGTTTTCTTCCAAATAGATTCTGCGTTTCGTGCCCGGAATGGAGACGATGTCGTCGCCCTGCGCAAGCAGCCACGCCAATGCAAGCTGAGAAGGGGTGCAGTCTTTTTCGGCGGCAATTTCTTCGATGCGGATGACAAGATCGAGGTTTTTCTGAAAGTTGTCCCCTTGAAAGCGAGGGGAGAAGCGGCGGAAATCGTCTTCGGCCAAATCATCGATCGTCCGGAATTGACCGGTGAGGAATCCGCGTCCGAGCGGGCTGTATGGGACGAATCCGATGCCAAGCTCCCGGCAGACCGGCAAAATCTCATCTTCCACATCGCGGCTCCACAGCGAATATTCCGTTTGCAGCGCCGTGATCGGATGGACCGCGTGTGCGCGCCGGATTGTTGCGGGAGCGGCTTCGGACAGCCCGAGGTAGCGGACTTTGCCTTCGCTCACAAGCTCGGCCATCGCGCCGACCGTTTCTTCAATCGGCACGTTCGGATCGACCCGGTGCTGGTAATAAAGGTCGATATAGTCGACGCCGAGGCGCTTCAGACTCGCTTCGCAGGCGCTTCTGACATATTCGGGACGGCCGTTGACGCCGAGGAAAGCGCCGTCCGCGCTGCGCATGTTGCCGAATTTGGTCGCCAGCACGACTTCGCCGCGCCGGTCTTTTATCGCTTGTCCGACCAGCTCTTCGTTTGAGCCGATGCCATACATATCTGCCGTATCGAGGAAATTAACGCCCAGATCCAGCGCCCTGTGAATCGTCAGCACCGATTCCTCTTCATCCCGGCCGCTGTAAAAGTCCGACATT carries:
- a CDS encoding aldo/keto reductase yields the protein MEKRLLGGELEVSALGLGCMGMSDFYSGRDEEESVLTIHRALDLGVNFLDTADMYGIGSNEELVGQAIKDRRGEVVLATKFGNMRSADGAFLGVNGRPEYVRSACEASLKRLGVDYIDLYYQHRVDPNVPIEETVGAMAELVSEGKVRYLGLSEAAPATIRRAHAVHPITALQTEYSLWSRDVEDEILPVCRELGIGFVPYSPLGRGFLTGQFRTIDDLAEDDFRRFSPRFQGDNFQKNLDLVIRIEEIAAEKDCTPSQLALAWLLAQGDDIVSIPGTKRRIYLEENVGALGISLSEADLARIEEAAPQGAAAGSRYHEAGMKAVNL
- a CDS encoding response regulator, with amino-acid sequence MERTAQEIEEMIRILVVDDHPVFREGLLSILASVKDFEFAGEAATGAEAIDMAEEQQPDIVLMDIDLPDCSGIESMREILRMSPHIGVIMLSMIDDDASIFSAMRAGARGYLLKGARKREIVRAVYAAADGEAIFSPAIAKRMIYYFDSQQHSARIDLFPELTAREKEVLALLAKGNSNSEIGTLLGLRPKTVRNHISNILNKLQVTDRSKAIILARESGL
- a CDS encoding sensor histidine kinase; amino-acid sequence: MSRRFLLFSVTIVWWLVLGLALAVFAVSKWEGYASLQIACEQPLHCENPMRLTEHAANDLAAYGITASLYSALLIIFMSISNLSYFSVAVLLYHYGRRDPFCLAASIFLIITGTIFCTDPLALQQSPVLLFTFHAMDAAGSFYLPFLFLFPDGRFTPKWTLIPSAIWVGAQSYRFIVPEHWAQLNWDPVFMTVLLLSTHGPFLLSLRDRMRHTITVKERRNLKWFAISLLCYVFGGLLLVLPYLLQDGLVQLVVQVIFFAALMFWPVAIGIGVLEHRLQKSTVALHRTIVFTTLSFLITLLYAFSVGGFSILLRGDNVLVSLLASGVIAVLFHPIHLGLQRGINRLVYGDPENPYLPLTRMIAQVETIGRAQSVWTDIVIGIAQALSLTYACLYTGTGAEKKVAEFGDPHEMSTKVPLEWEGKNVGALVIHAAESLNKMSIERLELLHHLIRQISFALYAERLNEQLRESKERLVHTREEERRRLRRDLHDGLGAHLASILLKTEVIADRMENNTSLQRLVTDVQEGIESAIADIRSLVYALRPPVLDEFGLLFALQELALRFSEGGKEVRIIAAQPLPPLSAATEVAMYRIVQEAITNSFRHGGASRCQVELMSSDGLRLTIADNGKGFESPVSPGVGIRSMKERAEELGGCCQINSTGQGTTVQVMIPAAKEAAGNGADSSGN